The following is a genomic window from Halichoerus grypus chromosome 5, mHalGry1.hap1.1, whole genome shotgun sequence.
CGAGGAGGAGATCCGCGTGGTGCGGCTGCAGCTGGAGGCTACCGAGCGCCAGCGCGGCGGGGCGGAGGGCGAGCTGCAGGCCCTGCGCGCGCGGGCTGAGGAGGCCGAGGCACAGAAGCGCCAGGCGCAGGAGGAGGCAGAGCGCTTGCGGCGGCAGGTGCAGGACGAGAGCCAGCGCAAGCGACAGGCGGAGGCCGAGCTGGCCCTGCGCGTCAAGGCGGAGGCCGAGGCGGCCCGGGAAAAGCAGCGGGCCCTGCAGGCGCTGGAGGAGCTGCAGCTCCAGGCGGAGGAGGCGGAGCGGCGCCTCCGGCAGGCGGAGGCCGAGCGGGCGCGCCAGGTGCAGGTGGCCCTGGAGACGGCGCAGCGCAGCGCCGAGGTGGAGCTGCAGAGCAAGCGCGCCTCGTTCGCGGAGAAGACGGCGCAGCTGGAGCGCACGCTGCAGGAAGAGCACGTGGCGGTGGCGCAGCTGCGGGAGGAGGCCGCGCGGCAGGCGCAGCGGCAGGCCGAGGCGGAGCGCGCCCGGGAGGAGGCCGAGCGGGAGCTGGAGCGCTGGCGGCTGAAGGCCAACGAGGCACTGCGCCTGCGCCTGCAGGCCGAGGAGGTGGCGCAGCAGAAGAGCCTCGCGCAGGCGGAGGCGGAGCAGCAGAAGGAGGCGGCGGAGCGCGAGGCCCGGCGCCGCGGCAAGGCGGAGGAGCAGGCCGTGCGGCAGCGGGAGCTGGCCGAGCAGGAGCTGGAGAAGCAGCGGCAGCTGGCGGAGGGCACTGCCCAGCAGCGCCTGGCGGCGGAGCAGGAGCTGATCCGGCTGCGGGCCGGCacggagcagggggagcagcagcggCAGCTCCTGGAGGAGGCGCTGGCCCGGCTGCAGCGCGAGGCGGACGCGGCTGCGCAGAAGCGCCAGGAGCTGGAGGCGGAGCTGGCGACAGTGCGCGCGGAGATGGAGGTGCTGCTGGCCAGCAAGGCGCGCGCCGAGGAGGAGTCGCGCTCCACCAGCGAGAAGTCCAAGCAGAGGCTGGAGGCCGAGGCCAGCCGCTTCCGCGAGCTGGCCGAGGAGGCCGCTCGCCTGCGCGCCCTGGCCGAGGAGACCAAGCGGCAGCGGCAGCTGGCTGAGGAGGACGCGGCGCAGCAGCGGGCCGAGGCGGAGCGGGTGCTGGCCGAGAAGCTGGCCGCCATCAGTGAGGCCACGCGGCTCAAGACCGAGGCGGAGATCGCGCTCAAGGAGAAGGAGGCGGAGAACGAGCGTCTGCGGCGGCTGGCGGAGGACGAGGCCTTCCAGCGGCGGCGGCTGGAGGAGCAGGCGGCCCAGCACAAGGCGGACATCGAGGAGCGGCTGATGCAGCTGCGTAAGGCGTCCGACAACGAGCTGGAGCGGCAGAAGGGGCTGGTGGAGGACACGCTGCGGCAGCGGCGGCAGGTGGAGGAGGAGATCCTGGCCCTCAAGGCGAGCTTCGAGAAGGCGGCCGCCGGCAAGgcggagctggagctggagctggggcgCATCCGCAGCAGTGCCGAGGACACGCTGCGCAGCAAGGAGCAGGCTGAGCGGGAGGCTGCGCGGCAGCGGCAGCTGGCGGCCGAGGAGGAGCAGCGGCGCCGCGAGGCTGAGGAGCGTGTGCAGAAGAGCCTGGTGGCGGAGGAGGAGGCCGCGCGGCAGCGCAAGTTGGCGCTGGAGGAGGTGGAGCGGCTCAAGGCCAAGGTGGAGGAGGCGCGGCGCCTGCGCGAGCGGGCGGAGCAGGAGTCGGCGCGGCAGCTGCAGCTGGCGCAGGAGGCCGCCCAGAAGCGGCTGCAGGCGGAGGAGAAGGCGCACGCCTTTGCGGTGCAGCGGAAGGAGCAGGAGCTGCAGCAGACGCTCCAGCAGGAGCAGAGCGTGCTGGAGCGGCTGCGCGGCGAGGCAGAGGCCGCACGGCGGGCGGCCGAGGAGGCGGAGGAGGCCCGGGAGCGCGCCGAGCTGGAGGCGGCTCAGTCCCGGCAGCAGGTGGAAGAGGCCGAGCGGCTGAAGCAGTTGGCGGAAGAGCAGGCGCGGGCCCGGGCGCAGGCGCAGGCCGCCGCGGAGAAGCTGCGCAAGGAGGCGGAGCAGGAGGCGGCCCGACGGGCGCAGGCCGAGCAGGCGGCCCTGAAGCAGAAGCAGGCGGCCGACGCCGAGATGGAAAAGCACAAGAAGTTTGCGGAGCAGACGCTGCGGCAGAAGGCGCAGGTGGAGCAGGAACTGACCGCCCTGCGGCTGCAGCTGGAGGAGACTGACCACCAGAAGGGCATCTTGGACGAGGAGCTGCAGCGGCTCAAGGCGGAGGTGACGGAGGCAGCCCGGCAGCGCAGCCAGGTGGAGGAGGAGCTCTTCTCCGTGCGCGTGCAGATGGAGGAGCTGAGCAAGCTCAAGGCGCGCATCGAGGCGGAGAACCGCGCGCTCATCCTGCGTGACAAGGACAACACCCAGCGCTTCCTGCAGGAGGAGGCCGAGAAGATGAAGCAGGTTGCGGAGGAGGCGGCCCGGCTGAGCGTGGCGGTCCAGGAGGCGGCCCGGCTGCGGCAGCTGGCCGAGGAGGACCTGGCGCAACAGCGGGCCTTGGCCGAAAAGATGCTCAAGGAGAAGATGCAGGCGGTGCAAGAGGCCACGCGCCTCCAAGCCGAGGCGGAGCTGCTGCAGCAGCAGAAGGAGCTCGCGCAGGAGCAGGCGCGGCAGCTGCAGGAGGACAAGGAGCAGATGGCGCAGCAGCTGGCGCAGGAGACGCAGGGCTTCCAGCGGACTCTGGAGCTGGAGCGGCAGCGGCAGCTGGAGATGAGCGCGGAGGCCGAGCGCCTGAAGCTCCGCGTGGCCGAGCTGAGCCAGGCGCAGGCCCGTGCCGAGGAGGATGCCCAGCGCTTCCGCAGACAGGCCGAGGAGATCGGCGAGAAGCTGCACCGCACCGAGCTCGCCACGCAGGAGAAGGTGACGCTGGTGCACACACTTGAGGTCCAGCGGCAGCAGAGTGACCATGACGCCGAGCGCCTCCGAGCGGCCATTGCTGAGCTGGAGCGTGAGAAGGAGAAGCTCCAGGAGGAGGCCTCGCTGCTGCAGCAGAAGTCCGAGGAGGTACCGGCCCGCCCTCCCCGAGCAGGTGGGTGGGCCCGGGGGGCCGCGGCGTCCCTGAccgttccctccctctctccagatGCAGGTGGTGCAACAGGAGCAGCTGCTGCAGGAGACGCGGGCGCTGCAGCAGAGCTTCCTGTCGGAGAAGGACCGCCTGCTGCAGCGGGAGCAGTGCATCGAGCAGGAGAAGGCCAAGCTGGAGCAGCTGTTCCAGGACGAGGTGGCCAAGGCGCAGCAGCTGCGCGAGgagcagcagcggcagcagcagcagatgGCGCAGGAGCGGCAGCGGCTGATGGCCAGCATGGAGGAGGCCCTGCAGCGCCAGCGCGACGCGGAGGAGGGCGTGCGGCgcaagcaggaggagctgcagcagctgcagcagcagcggcagcagcaggaGAAGCTGCTGGCCGAGGAGAACCGGCGGCTGCGCGAGCGGCTGCAGCGCCTGGAGGAGGAGCACCGGGCCGCGGTGGCGCAGTCCGAGGAGATCGCCGCCTCGCAGGCCGTGGCCGCCAAAGCCCTGCCCAACGGCCGGGACGCGCCTGACGGCCCGGCCGTGGAGGTGGAGAGCGAGCACGCGTTTGACGGGCTGCGGCGGAAGGTGCCGGCCCAGCGGCTGCAGGAGGTCGGCGTCCTGAGCTCGGAGGAGCTGCAGCGGCTGGCCGAGGGCCGCACAACGGTGGCTGAGCTTGCCCAGCGGGAGGACGTGCGCCGGTACCTGCAGGGCCGCAGCGGCATCGCCGGGCTGCTGCTGAAGCCCACCAACGAGAAGCTGAGCGTCTATGCGGCCCTCCAGCGGCAGCTGCTGAGCCCGGGCACGGCGCTCATCCTGCTCGAGGCTCAGGCCGCCTCCGGCTTCCTCCTGGACCCCGTGCGGAATCGGCGGCTGACTGTCAACGAGGCCGTGAAGGAAGGCGTGGTGGGCCCCGAGCTGCACCACAAGCTGCTGTCGGCCGAGCGCGCCGTCACCGGCTACAAGGACCCCTACACCGGGGAGCAGATCTCCCTCTTCCAGGCCATGAAGAAGGACCTCGTCGTCCGCGACCACGGCATCCGCCTGCTGGAGGCCCAGATCGCCACGGGCGGCATCATCGACCCCGTGCACAGCCACCGCGTGCCCGTGGACGTGGCCTACCAGCGCGGCTACTTCGACGAGGAGATGAGCCGCGTCCTGGCGGACCCGAGCGACGACACCAAGGGCTTCTTCGACCCCAACACGCACGAGAACCTCACGTACCTGCAGCTGCTGGAGCGCTGTGTGGAGGACCCCGAGACGGGCCTGCGCCTGCTGCCTCTCACCGACCAGGCCGCCAGGGGCGGTGAGCTGGTCTACACAGACTCGGAGGCTCGGGACGTGTTCGAGAAAGCCACCGTGTCAGCACCATTCGGCAAGTTCCGGGGCAGGACGGTGACCATCTGGGAGCTCATCAACTCCGAGTACTTCACGGCAGAGCAGCGGCGGGACCTGCTGCGGCAGTTTCGCACGGGCAAGGTCACCGTGGAGAAGATCATCAAGATCGTCATCACCGTGGTGGAGGAGCATGAGCAGAAGGACCAGCTCTGCTTCGAGGGCCTGCGCGCCCTGGTGCCCGCCGCCGAGCTGCTGGAGAGCGGGGTCATCGACCGTGACCTCTACCACCAGCTGCAGCGGGGCGAGCGCTCAGTGCGAGAGGTGGCGGAGGTGGGTGCCGTGCGGCGGGCTCTGCGGGGCGCCAATGTCATCGCAGGGGTGTGGCTGGAGGAGGCGGGGCAGAAGCTGAGCATCTACGAGGCCCTGAAGAAAGATCTCCTGCCTCCAGAGGCGGCCGTGGCTCTCCTGGAGGCCCAGGCCGGCACCGGCCACATCATTGACCCCGCCACGAGTGCCCGGCTCACCGTGGACGAGGCGGTGCGTGCCGGCCTGGTGGGGCCTGAGTTGCACGAGAAGTTGCTGTCGGCCGAGAAGGCCGTCACCGGCTACAAGGACCCCTACTCGGGGCAGAGCGTCTCCCTGTTCCAGGCCCTGAAGAAGGGCCTCATCCCAAGGGAGCAGGGTCTGCGTCTGCTCGATGCCCAGCTGTCCACAGGTGGCATCGTGGACCCGAGCAAGAGCCACCGTGTGCCCGTGGACGTGGCCTGTGCCCGCGGCTACCTGGACGAGGAGACCAGCCGAGCCCTGTCGGCCCCCAGAGATGAAGCCAAGACTTACTGTGACCCTGGGTCGCAGGAGCCGGTCACCTACGGCCAGCTCCAACAGCAGTGCCGGCCCGACCAGCTGACGGGGCTGAGCCTGCTGCCGCTGTCGGAGAAGGCCGCCCAGGCCCGGCGCGAGGGGCTCTGCTCTGAGCTGCAGGCCCGTGAGACCTTTCAGAAGACTGCCGTGGAGGTACCTATGGGCAGCTTCAAGGGCAGGACGGTGACGGTGTGGGAGCTGCTCAGCTCCGAGTACTTCACggtggagcagagagaggagctgcTGCGGCAGTTTCGGACGGGCACGGTCACCGTGGAGAAGATCATCAAGATCCTCATCACCATCGTGGAAGAGGTTGAGACCGTGCGGCAGGAGAGGCTGTCTTTCAGTGGCCTCCGCACCCCGGTGCCAGCCAGCGAGCTCGTGGCCTCCGGGGTCCTCAGCAGGACCCAGTTCGAGCAGCTCAAGGACGGCAAGATCTCGGTGAAGGAGCTGTCGGAGCTGAGCTCTGTGCAGACCCTGCTGCAGGGCGGCGGGTGCCTGGCCGGCATCTACCTTGAGGACTCCAAGGAGAAGGTGACCATCTACCAGGCCATGCAGCGAGGCCTGCTCAGGCCCAGCACGGCCACTCTCCTGCTCGAGGCCCAGGCGGCCACCGGCTTTCTCGTGGACCCTGTGCGGAACCAGCGCTTGTATGTCCACGAGGCTGTGAAGGCAGGTGTCGTGGGCCCCGAGCTGCACGAGAAGCTGCTGTCGGCCGAGAAGGCCGTCACCGGCTACAAGGACCCCTACTCGGGCAGCACCATCTCCCTCTTCCAGGCCATGAAGAAGGGCCTGGTCCTTAGGGACCATGGCATCCGCCTGCTGGAGGCCCAGATCGCCACGGGCGGCATCATCGACCCCGTGCACAGCCACCGGCTGCCCTTGGACGTGGCCTACCAGCGCGGCTACTTCGACGAGGAGATGAACCGCGTCCTGGCGGACCCGAGCGACGACACCAAGGGCTTCTTCGACCCCAACACGCACGAGAACCTCACGTACCTGCAGCTGCTGGAGCGCTGTGTGGAGGACCCCGAGACGGGGCTGCGCCTGCTGCCCCTCAAAGGCTCCGAGAAGGCAGAGGTGGTGGAGACCACGCAGCTGTACACCGAGGAGGAGACCCGCAGAGCGTTCGAGGAGACGCAGATAGAGATCCCCGGCAGCGGCGGCCGCAGCGGCTCCACTATGTCCTTGTGGGAGGTGATGCAGTCGGACCTGATCCCAGAGGAGCAGCGCACCCGGCTCATGGCTGACTTCCAGGCCGGCCGGGTGACCAAGGAGcgcatgatcatcatcatcatcgagATCATCGAGAAGACCGAGATCGTGCGCCAGCAGAACCTGGCTTCCTACGACTACATCCGCCGCCGCCTCACCGCCGAGGACCTCTACGAGGCCCGGATCATCTCCCGCGAGACATACAGCCTCCTCCGGGAGGGCACCAAGAGCTTCCGAGAGGTGCTGGAGGAGGAGGCGGCCTCGCGCTACCTCTACGGCACGGGCTGCGTGGCCGGAGTCTACCTGCCGGGCTCTAGGCAGACGCTCACCATCTACCAGGCCCTCAAGAAGGGACTGCTGAGCGCCGAGGTGGCCCGCTTACTGCTGGAGGCACAGGCGGCCACGGGCTTCCTCCTGGAGCCCGTGAAGGGCGAGCGGCTGACCGTGGACGAAGCCGTGCGGAAGGGCCTGGTGGGCCCCGAGCTGCACGACCGGCTGCTCTCGGCGGAGCGGGCTGTGACCGGTTATCGTGACCCCTATACGGAGCAGACGATCTCGCTCTTCCAGGCCATGAAGAAGGACCTGATCCCCGAGGAGGAGGCCCTGCGGCTGCTGGACGCCCAGCTGGCCACGGGCGGCATCGTGGACCCGCGCCTGGGCTTCCGTCTCCCCCTGGAGGTGGCCTACCAGCGTGGCTACCTCCACAAGGACACGTATGACCGGCTGTCGGAGCCCAGCGAGGTGCGCAGCTACCTGGACCCCTGCACGGACGAGCGTCTCAGCTACACGCAGCTGCTCCGGAGGTGCCGCCCCCACGAGGCCAGCGGCCAGCGCCTCCTGCCCCTCTCGGACGCCCGCAAGCTGACCTTCCGCGGCCTGCGCAAGCAGGTCACGGTGGAAGAGCTGGTGCGCTCGCAGGTCATGGACGAGGCTACGGCTCTGCGGCTGCAGGAGGGCCTGGCCTCCGTGGAGGAGGTCACCCAGAACCTGCAGAAGTTCCTCGAGGGCACTAGCTGCATTGCCGGCGTCTTCGTGGATGCCACCAAGGAGCGGCTGTCGGTGTACCAGGCCATGAAGAAAGGCATCATCCGCCCCGGCACGGCCTTCGAGCTCCTGGAAGCACAGGCGGCCACCGGCTACGTCATTGACCCCATCAAGGGGCTCAAGCTGACCGTGGAGGAGGCCGTGCGCATGGGCATCGTGGGCCCTGAGTTCAAGGACAAACTGCTGTCGGCCGAGCGCGCCGTCACCGGCTACAAGGATCCCTACTCCGGGAAGCTCATCTCCCTCTTCCAGGCCATGAAGAAGGGCCTGATCCTGAAGGACCACGGCATCCGCCTGCTGGAGGCCCAGATCGCCACGGGCGGCATCATTGACCCCGAGGAGAGCCACCGGCTGCCTGTGGAGGTGGCCTACAAGCGCGGCCTCTTCGACGAGGAGATGAACGAGATCCTGACGGACCCGAGCGACGACACCAAGGGCTTCTTCGACCCCAACACGGAGGAGAATCTCACGTACCTGCAGCTGATGGAGCGCTGCATCACGGACCCCCAGACGGGCCTGTGCCTGCTGCCCTTGAAGGAGAGGAAGCGGGAACGGAAGACGTCCTCCAAGTCCTCGGTGCGCAAGCGCCGTGTGGTGATCGTGGACCCGGAGACGGGCAAGGAGATGTCTGTGTACGAGGCCTACCGCAAGGGCCTCATCGACCACCAGACGTACCTGGAGCTGTCCGAGCAGGAGTGCGAGTGGGAGGAGATCACCATCTCCTCCTCGGACGGCGTGGTCAAGTCCATGATCATCGACCGCCGCTCGGGCCGCCAGTACGACATCGACGAGGCCATTGCCAGGAGCCTGATCGACCGCTCGGCACTGGACCAGTACCGCGCCGGCACGCTCTCCATCACGGAGTTCGCAGACATGCTCTCGGGCAACGCCGGCGGCTTCCGCTCCCGCTCGTCCTCCGTGGGGTCCTCCTCGTCCTACCCCATCAGCCCTGCAGCCTCCAGGACCCAGGGGACCTCCTGGTTGGACCCCACGGAGGAGACGGGCCCTGTGGCCGGCATCCTGGACACGGAGACTCTGGAGAAGGTATCCATCACAGAGGCCATGCACCGCAACCTGGTGGACAATATCACGGGGCAGCGGCTGCTGGAGGCCCAGGCCTGCACGGGGGGCATCATCGACCCCAGCACCGGCGAGCGCTTCCCCGTCACAGATGCTGTCAACAAGGGCCTGGTGGACAAGATCATGGTGGACCGCATCAACCTGGCTCAGAAAGCCTTCTGCGGCTTCGAGGACCCGCGCACCAAGACCAAGATGTCAGCCGCTCAGGCCCTGAAGAAGGGCTGGCTCTATTACGAGGCGGGCCAGCGGTTCCTGGAGGTGCAGTACCTGACCGGCGGCCTGATCGAGCCTGATGCCGCAGGCCGCGTGCCCCTGGATGAGGCCCTGCAGCGCGGCATGGTGGACGCCCGGACCGCCCAGAAGCTGCGAGACGTGGGCGCCTACTCCAAGTACCTCACCTGCCCCAAGACCAAGCTCAAGATCTCCTACAAGGACGCACTGGACCGCAGCATGGTGGAGGAGGGCACGGGGCTGCGGCTGCTGGAGGCGGCCGCCCAGTCCAGCAAGGGCTACTACAGCCCCTACAGCGTCAGTGGCTCGGGCTCCACGGCCGGTTCGCGCTCTGG
Proteins encoded in this region:
- the PLEC gene encoding plectin isoform X16, encoding MKIVPDERDRVQKKTFTKWVNKHLIKAQRHISDLYEDLRDGHNLISLLEVLSGDSLPREKGRMRFHKLQNVQIALDYLRHRQVKLVNIRNDDIADGNPKLTLGLIWTIILHFQISDIQVSGQSEDMTAKEKLLLWSQRMVEGYHGLRCDNFTSSWRDGRLFNAIIHRHKPMLIDMNKVYRQTNLENLDQAFSVAERDLGVTRLLDPEDVDVPQPDEKSIITYVSSLYDAMPRVPDVQDGVKANELQLRWQEYRELVVLLLQWIRHHTAAFEERRFPASFEEIEILWCQFLKFKETELPAKEADKNRSKGIHQSLEGALQAGQLKMPPGYHPLDVEKEWGKLHVAILEREKQLRSEFERLECLQRIVSKLQMEAGLCEEQLNHADALLQSDVRLLAASKAPQRAAEVERDLDKADGMIRMLFNDVQTLKDGRHPQGEQMYRRVYRLHERLVAVRTEHNLRLQAGAAAPVAQVSAQSTQRRPELEDAALRYLQDLLAWVGENQRRVDSAEWGGDLPSVEAELGSHRGLHRSVEEFRAKIERARADEGQLAPAPRGAYRDCLGRLDLQYAKLLNSSKARLRSLESLHGFVAAATKELMWLSEKEEEEVGFDWGEHNSNMAAKKESYSALMRELELKEKKIKEIQSTGDRLLREGHPAQPTVESFQAALQTQWSWMLQLCCCIEAHLKENTAYFQFFSDVRETEEQLRKLQETLRRKYTCDRTITVTRLEDLLQDAQDEKDRLNEYRAHLSGLAKRAKAIVQLKPRNQAHPVRGRVPLLAVCDYKQVEVTVHKGDECQLLGPAQPSHWKVLSSSGSEAAVPSVCFLVPPPNQEAQDAVTRLEAQHQALAILWQQLHVDMKSLLAWQSLSRDTQLIRSWSLVTFRTLKPEEQRQALRSLELHYQAFLRDSQDAGGFGPEDRLQAEREYGACSRHYQQLLQSMEQGAQEESRCQRCISELKDIRLQLEACETRTVHRLRLPLEKEPARECAQRIAEQQKAQAEVEGLGKGVARLSAEAEKVLALPEPSPAAPTLRSELELTLGKLEQVRSLSAIYLEKLKTISLVIRSTQGAEEVLKAHEEQLKEAQAVPATLPELEATKAALKKLRVQAEAQQPVFDALRDELRGAQEVGERLQRQHGERDVDVERWRERVAPLLERWQAVLAQTDVRQRELEQLGRQLRYYRESADPLDAWLQDAKQRQEQIQAVPLADSQAVREQLRQEKALLEEIERQREKVEECQRLAKQYINAIKDYELQLVTYKAQLEPVASPAKKPKVQSGSESIIQEYVDLRTRYSELTTLTSQYIKFISETLRRMKEEERLAEQQRAEERERLAQVEAALEKQRQLAEAHAQAKAQAEREAQELQQRMQEEAARREEAAVDAQQQKQSIQEELQHLRQSSEAEIQAKARQVEAAERSRLRIEEEIRVVRLQLEATERQRGGAEGELQALRARAEEAEAQKRQAQEEAERLRRQVQDESQRKRQAEAELALRVKAEAEAAREKQRALQALEELQLQAEEAERRLRQAEAERARQVQVALETAQRSAEVELQSKRASFAEKTAQLERTLQEEHVAVAQLREEAARQAQRQAEAERAREEAERELERWRLKANEALRLRLQAEEVAQQKSLAQAEAEQQKEAAEREARRRGKAEEQAVRQRELAEQELEKQRQLAEGTAQQRLAAEQELIRLRAGTEQGEQQRQLLEEALARLQREADAAAQKRQELEAELATVRAEMEVLLASKARAEEESRSTSEKSKQRLEAEASRFRELAEEAARLRALAEETKRQRQLAEEDAAQQRAEAERVLAEKLAAISEATRLKTEAEIALKEKEAENERLRRLAEDEAFQRRRLEEQAAQHKADIEERLMQLRKASDNELERQKGLVEDTLRQRRQVEEEILALKASFEKAAAGKAELELELGRIRSSAEDTLRSKEQAEREAARQRQLAAEEEQRRREAEERVQKSLVAEEEAARQRKLALEEVERLKAKVEEARRLRERAEQESARQLQLAQEAAQKRLQAEEKAHAFAVQRKEQELQQTLQQEQSVLERLRGEAEAARRAAEEAEEARERAELEAAQSRQQVEEAERLKQLAEEQARARAQAQAAAEKLRKEAEQEAARRAQAEQAALKQKQAADAEMEKHKKFAEQTLRQKAQVEQELTALRLQLEETDHQKGILDEELQRLKAEVTEAARQRSQVEEELFSVRVQMEELSKLKARIEAENRALILRDKDNTQRFLQEEAEKMKQVAEEAARLSVAVQEAARLRQLAEEDLAQQRALAEKMLKEKMQAVQEATRLQAEAELLQQQKELAQEQARQLQEDKEQMAQQLAQETQGFQRTLELERQRQLEMSAEAERLKLRVAELSQAQARAEEDAQRFRRQAEEIGEKLHRTELATQEKVTLVHTLEVQRQQSDHDAERLRAAIAELEREKEKLQEEASLLQQKSEEMQVVQQEQLLQETRALQQSFLSEKDRLLQREQCIEQEKAKLEQLFQDEVAKAQQLREEQQRQQQQMAQERQRLMASMEEALQRQRDAEEGVRRKQEELQQLQQQRQQQEKLLAEENRRLRERLQRLEEEHRAAVAQSEEIAASQAVAAKALPNGRDAPDGPAVEVESEHAFDGLRRKVPAQRLQEVGVLSSEELQRLAEGRTTVAELAQREDVRRYLQGRSGIAGLLLKPTNEKLSVYAALQRQLLSPGTALILLEAQAASGFLLDPVRNRRLTVNEAVKEGVVGPELHHKLLSAERAVTGYKDPYTGEQISLFQAMKKDLVVRDHGIRLLEAQIATGGIIDPVHSHRVPVDVAYQRGYFDEEMSRVLADPSDDTKGFFDPNTHENLTYLQLLERCVEDPETGLRLLPLTDQAARGGELVYTDSEARDVFEKATVSAPFGKFRGRTVTIWELINSEYFTAEQRRDLLRQFRTGKVTVEKIIKIVITVVEEHEQKDQLCFEGLRALVPAAELLESGVIDRDLYHQLQRGERSVREVAEVGAVRRALRGANVIAGVWLEEAGQKLSIYEALKKDLLPPEAAVALLEAQAGTGHIIDPATSARLTVDEAVRAGLVGPELHEKLLSAEKAVTGYKDPYSGQSVSLFQALKKGLIPREQGLRLLDAQLSTGGIVDPSKSHRVPVDVACARGYLDEETSRALSAPRDEAKTYCDPGSQEPVTYGQLQQQCRPDQLTGLSLLPLSEKAAQARREGLCSELQARETFQKTAVEVPMGSFKGRTVTVWELLSSEYFTVEQREELLRQFRTGTVTVEKIIKILITIVEEVETVRQERLSFSGLRTPVPASELVASGVLSRTQFEQLKDGKISVKELSELSSVQTLLQGGGCLAGIYLEDSKEKVTIYQAMQRGLLRPSTATLLLEAQAATGFLVDPVRNQRLYVHEAVKAGVVGPELHEKLLSAEKAVTGYKDPYSGSTISLFQAMKKGLVLRDHGIRLLEAQIATGGIIDPVHSHRLPLDVAYQRGYFDEEMNRVLADPSDDTKGFFDPNTHENLTYLQLLERCVEDPETGLRLLPLKGSEKAEVVETTQLYTEEETRRAFEETQIEIPGSGGRSGSTMSLWEVMQSDLIPEEQRTRLMADFQAGRVTKERMIIIIIEIIEKTEIVRQQNLASYDYIRRRLTAEDLYEARIISRETYSLLREGTKSFREVLEEEAASRYLYGTGCVAGVYLPGSRQTLTIYQALKKGLLSAEVARLLLEAQAATGFLLEPVKGERLTVDEAVRKGLVGPELHDRLLSAERAVTGYRDPYTEQTISLFQAMKKDLIPEEEALRLLDAQLATGGIVDPRLGFRLPLEVAYQRGYLHKDTYDRLSEPSEVRSYLDPCTDERLSYTQLLRRCRPHEASGQRLLPLSDARKLTFRGLRKQVTVEELVRSQVMDEATALRLQEGLASVEEVTQNLQKFLEGTSCIAGVFVDATKERLSVYQAMKKGIIRPGTAFELLEAQAATGYVIDPIKGLKLTVEEAVRMGIVGPEFKDKLLSAERAVTGYKDPYSGKLISLFQAMKKGLILKDHGIRLLEAQIATGGIIDPEESHRLPVEVAYKRGLFDEEMNEILTDPSDDTKGFFDPNTEENLTYLQLMERCITDPQTGLCLLPLKERKRERKTSSKSSVRKRRVVIVDPETGKEMSVYEAYRKGLIDHQTYLELSEQECEWEEITISSSDGVVKSMIIDRRSGRQYDIDEAIARSLIDRSALDQYRAGTLSITEFADMLSGNAGGFRSRSSSVGSSSSYPISPAASRTQGTSWLDPTEETGPVAGILDTETLEKVSITEAMHRNLVDNITGQRLLEAQACTGGIIDPSTGERFPVTDAVNKGLVDKIMVDRINLAQKAFCGFEDPRTKTKMSAAQALKKGWLYYEAGQRFLEVQYLTGGLIEPDAAGRVPLDEALQRGMVDARTAQKLRDVGAYSKYLTCPKTKLKISYKDALDRSMVEEGTGLRLLEAAAQSSKGYYSPYSVSGSGSTAGSRSGSRTGSRAGSRRGSFDATSSGFSMTFSSSSYSSSGYGRRYASGPASSLGGPESAVA